In the genome of Carboxydothermus pertinax, the window TTTGGGAAAAGGATTAATTCGAAATTTATTTTATGGGATGAAGTGGAACCGATAGTTTCCCCCCGTTCGGATTTAAAGCTTTCCACGACTTATTCTAAACTAGCAACCCTCCATCCTTCAGATTTAGCCGATATTATTGAAGAGTTGGATAAAATTACTCAAATGGCGGTTTTTACTACCCTTGATGAAAATAAAGCAGCGGTAGTTTTAGAAGAATTAAATGCTGAAGCCCAAAGAAATGTTTTAGAAAGCTTGCCGCTGGAAAAAGCGGCGGATCTTTTAGAAAAAATGCCTGCCGATGAAATTGCGGATATCCTTGACGAAATTCGGGGCGAAAAAGCTGAACAAATTTTAAATGAGATGGAAAAAGAACTGTCCCAGGAAGTCAAAGAATTAATGGGATATCCCGAAAATACCGTGGGAAGCCTTATGACCACGGAATTTATAGCTTTTAAAACCGATTTTTCCGTGGAACAAACAATTAACGAATTGCGGCGGCTGAAACCGCCTTCCGATACTATTTATTACCTTTATGTGGTTGATAATGCTAATCGTCTAAGTGGCATAGTTTCTCTAAGGGACCTGGTAATTGCTGAGCCTGATACCCCCCTGGCGGAAATTATGAATAAGCAAATAATTTTTGTTTACGACACCGATAATTTAAAAAAGTTAGTAGAAGTTGTGTCTAAATACGATTTACTGGCCATTCCTGTGATCAATGGAGAAAAAAAGTTGCTGGGTGTTGTCTTGTTAAATGACCTAGTTTACGAAATTATTACGGTCCAAAGGAAGCGCAAACCCTACTAAAAAAGGGGGAAACCAACATGGCCAAAAAAAAGCATTATCCACTTTTTTTGCGGAACTTATTAATTTTTTTAGCAATTTTGGGGCCTGGAATTATTACCGGAAGCGTGGATAACGATCCGGGGGGAATTACTACTTATTCGGTGGCCGGAGCGACCTATGGTTATAAAATTTTATGGACGTTAATTCCTGCTTTCATTGTTTTAGTGGTAGTCCAGGAAATGAATGCTCGCATGGGGATTTATACCGGCAAAGGTTTAGCTGATTTAATTCGGGAGAATACTGGAGTTAAAACCACTTTTTTTATTTTTTTATTTTTACTTTTAGCGGATATTGGTAATACGGCTACAGAGTTTGCTGGGGTTGCCGGGAGTCTGCAAATTTTTGGTTTAAGTAAATATCTTACAGTACCGTTAATTGCGGTGGTTATTTGGATTATAGTGGTTAAAGGAAACTACCGGATGGCGGAAAAAATCTTTTTGGTATTTAGTTTGTTTCTTTTAAGCTATGTAATCTCTGCGGTTATGGCTAAACCTTCACCGGCGGAAATCGTCCAGGGTTTTTTAAAGCCTTCGGTGAAATT includes:
- a CDS encoding magnesium transporter MgtE N-terminal domain-containing protein; its protein translation is MVTVTSFYLSRIIGNKIWTEDGKNLGKLKDLVIDAKEIKPLVIAAVYKKGKNECFLDFSQVEIYKEKGQYVLKAKNVVEIELLKEDKIMLVKHILDKQIVDINGRKVVRVNDIRLANLATGVYVVAVDIGVEGILRRLGLAKPIKRFLKPFGKRINSKFILWDEVEPIVSPRSDLKLSTTYSKLATLHPSDLADIIEELDKITQMAVFTTLDENKAAVVLEELNAEAQRNVLESLPLEKAADLLEKMPADEIADILDEIRGEKAEQILNEMEKELSQEVKELMGYPENTVGSLMTTEFIAFKTDFSVEQTINELRRLKPPSDTIYYLYVVDNANRLSGIVSLRDLVIAEPDTPLAEIMNKQIIFVYDTDNLKKLVEVVSKYDLLAIPVINGEKKLLGVVLLNDLVYEIITVQRKRKPY